The sequence ACTTCCAGGAGTTCACGTCGAAATACGACGTGGTGCTCGCAGATTTCTACGCGGACTGGTGTGGGCCGTGCAAGATGCTCGAGCCGATCGTCGAGGAACTCGCCGTCGAGACGGACGCCGCAATGGCGAAAGTCGACGTGGACGCCAACCAGGCACTCGCACAGCAGTATCAGGTCCAGGGCGTTCCGACAATGGTCCTGTTCGGGCAGGGCGAGGTTGCCGAGCGGATCGTCGGCGTTCGAGACAAAGAGGACCTCCAGCGGCTCATCGAACGTGTTCAGCGATAACCATGAGTGAAGAAATACACGACGTCGTCATCGTTGGATCGGGTGTCGCCGGCCACTCGGCCGCGATCTACGCCGCACGAGCGGATTTCGAACCCGTCGTCTACACGGGCGAGGACCCCGGCGGA is a genomic window of Halanaeroarchaeum sulfurireducens containing:
- the trxA gene encoding thioredoxin — encoded protein: MSEQDETLEAIRRKKREELQQTTSGEQSATEPADAPSEPIHIEGPDHFQEFTSKYDVVLADFYADWCGPCKMLEPIVEELAVETDAAMAKVDVDANQALAQQYQVQGVPTMVLFGQGEVAERIVGVRDKEDLQRLIERVQR